One genomic window of Salmo salar chromosome ssa12, Ssal_v3.1, whole genome shotgun sequence includes the following:
- the sphm gene encoding N-sulphoglucosamine sulphohydrolase precursor (The RefSeq protein has 1 substitution compared to this genomic sequence) — protein MAVGHNVLVLLLAVICCVGECKKRNVLLIIADDAGFETSVYNNTVVRTPHLAALGRRSLVFQNAFTSVSSCSPSRSTILTGLPQHQNGMYGLHQGVHHFNSFDGVQSLPLLLGQANIRTGIIGKKHVGPGPVYPFDFAYTEENNSVLQVGRNITRIKLLVRKFFQTQRKEEEERPFFLYVAFHDTHRCGHSQPQYGAFCEKFGNGQSGMGRIPDWKPEYYTPDQVKVPHFVPDTPVARADLAAQYTTVSRLDQGIGLVLAELREAGYENDTLVIYSSDNGIPFPNGRTNLYGSGTAEPMLVSSPEHRERWGGTSQAYVSLLDITPTLLDWFSISYPSYCLPGTPTTPVSLTGRSLLPALVSEPSPAAWHTVYTSQSLHEVTMYYPIRSIHQGAYRLLHNLHYRMPFPIDQDFYVSPTFQDLLNNTLAERPTGWFKTLQQYYYRDRWELFDLRSDPEETVNLAGDPALAPVLESLRHRLLKWQWDTGDPWVCGPDAVLEDKLEPHCRPLYNGV, from the exons ATGGCCGTTGGTCATAATGTGTTAGTTTTGTTGCTGGCGGTAATATGCTGTGTTGGAGAGTGCAAGAAGAGAAATGTTCTTCTTATTATCG CGGACGACGCAGGCTTCGAGACGTCGGTCTATAACAACACCGTGGTCCGTACGCCTCACCTAGCCGCCCTGGGTCGACGCAGCCTGGTGTTCCAGAATGCCTTCACCTCCGTTAGTAGCTGTTCTCCCAGCCGATCCACCATACTGACAGGCCTGCcgcag CATCAGAATGGTATGTACGGCCTGCACCAGGGAGTCCATCACTTCAACTCGTTTGACGGAGTACAAAGCCTACCTCTACTGCTGGGCCAAGCTAACATACGCACAG GGATAATTGGGAAGAAACACGTAGGCCCTGGCCCTGTCTATCCCTTTGACTTCGCCTACACAGAGGAAAACAACTCTGTACTTCAG gtGGGTCGGAATATCACCCGGATCAAACTACTGGTCAGGAAGTTCTTCCAGACCCAGagaaaggaagaggaagagagaccaTTCTTCTTGTATGTAGCGTTCCATGACACCCACCGCTGTGGACATTCCCAACCGCAGTACGGAGCATTCTGTGAGAAGTTTGGGAACGGCCAGAGTGGAATGGGGAGGATTCCAGATTGGAAGCCAGAATACTACACCCCAGACCAAGTCAAG GTGCCCCACTTCGTCCCAGACACCCCTGTAGCGAGAGCTGATTTGGCTGCCCAGTACACTACAGTTAGCAGACTGGACCAGG GTATTGGTCTGGTGCTGGCTGAGTTGAGGGAGGCTGGTTATGAGAATGACACCTTGGTGATCTACAGCTCTGATAACGGTATCCCTTTCCCCAACGGACGCACCAACCTGTACGGATCAGGCACCGCAGAACCCATGTTGGTGTCATCACCTGAAcacagggagagatggggagggaccAGCCAGGCCTACGTCAGCCTactgg acaTCACCCCCACCTTACTGGACTGGTTCTCCATCCCATACCCCTCATACTGCCTCCCGGGCACCCCCACCACCCCTGTCAGCCTCACAGGCCGCTCCCTCCTCCCTGCCCTCGTCTCCGAACCCTCACCCGCCGCCTGGCACACCGTCTACACCAG CCAGTCCCTCCATGAGGTGACCATGTACTACCCTATCCGCTCCATCCACCAGGGGGCGTACCGCCTGCTCCACAACCTCCACTACCGCATGCCCTTCCCCATAGACCAGGACTTCTATGTCTCTCCCACCTTCCAGGACCTGCTGAATAACACCCTGGCCGAGCGGCCCACAGGCTGGTTCAAGACCCTGCAACAATACTACTACAg GGACCGCTGGGAGCTTTTTGACTTGCGGTCGGACCCAGAGGAGACTGTGAACCTGGCTGGGGACCCGGCTCTCGCCCCGGTCCTGGAGAGCCTCAGACACAG GCTGCTGAAGTGGCAGTGGGACACTGGGGATCCTTGGGTCTGTGGACCAGACGCTGTGTTGGAGGACAAACTGGAACCACACTGTCGACCGCTCTACAACGGAGTCTGA
- the LOC106591866 gene encoding guanine nucleotide-binding protein G(o) subunit alpha isoform X2: MKIIHSHGFTRQELISFKPAVLDNLLTSMKFVLHGMGILRINLTNSKNKVHAHSVLSCGRCFDEDQVLFPFIGHALSCLWADQGVREAAARGYEFELNDSALYFFENMGRIISPDLVPTETDVLRVRLRTTGVIETQFKVKHLLFRMYDVGGQRTERRKWIGCFEDVRAVVFVVSLSGYDMTLVEDPCMNRLQESLKLFSSICNNIFFKSTSMILFMNKIDLFQEKILHSGRHLRLYVPQFKGADCDVDAAARYIAGMFVSLNATPSKLIYHHFTTATDTSNVQIVFQVVMDTIIKENLEAVSLL, translated from the exons CCGGCGGTGCTGGACAATCTTCTGACCTCTATGAAGTTTGTCCTCCACGGGATGGGCATTCTCCGGATCAACCTGACTAACAGCAAGAACaag GTGCACGCCCACTCTGTGTTGTCCTGTGGGAGGTGTTTTGATGAGGATCAGGTGCTGTTTCCTTTCATTGGCCACGCCCTTTCCTGTCTGTGGGCTGACCAGGGGGTCCGAGAGGCCGCAGCCAGGGGTTACGAGTTTGAACTCAACGACTCTGCCCTGTA TTTCTTTGAGAACATGGGTCGTATCATCTCTCCAGACCTCGTTCCCACGGAAACGGATGTCCTGAGGGTCAGACTGAGGACCACCGGGGTCATAGAGACACAGTTCAAAGTCAAACACCTGCTCTTCAG gATGTATGATGTGGGGggtcagaggacagagaggaggaagtggaTTGGTTGTTTTGAGGACGTCAGGGCCGTGGTATTTGTTGTTTCTCTCAGTGGATACGACATGACTCTAGTAGAGGATCCATGTATG AACCGCCTACAGGAGAGTCTGAAACTCTTCTCTTCCATCTGCAACAACATCTTCTTCAAGAGTACCtcaatg ATCTTATTTATGAACAAGATCGATCTTTTTCAAGAGAAGATTTTACATTCGGGGCGGCATCTACGGCTGTATGTGCCGCAGTTCAAAG GTGCAGACTGTGACGTGGACGCTGCGGCCCGATACATCGCTGGAATGTTTGTGTCTCTCAACGCCACGCCCAGTAAACTCATCTACCACCACTTCACCACGGCAACGGACACCTCCAACGTACAGATTGTCTTCCAGGTCGTCATGGACACCATCATCAAAGAGAACCTAGAGGCCGTCTCTCTGCTGTGA
- the LOC106591882 gene encoding neuropeptide B gives MERSVRFAVVCVGISMLISCHPIEAWYKQSTGPSYHSVGRASGLLSGIRRSPYIRRSESEETVMDSGENTGTENNLVTDGNRQTPVLKNMAICVTDISPNLKSCELLRDGTSTFQCKADVFLSLDSLDCLAA, from the exons ATGGAGAGGTCTGTTAGATTCGCCGTGGTGTGCGTCGGTATCTCCATGCTTATCTCGTGCCACCCTATTGAGGCGTGGTACAAGCAGTCCACCGGACCGAGCTACCACTCGGTCGGCCGAGCCTCGGGTCTGCTGTCCGGGATCCGGAGGTCCCCGTACATCCGGAGGTCTGAGTCAGAAGAAACGGTGATGGACAGCGGGGAGAACACCGGCACCGAGAACAACTTGGTGACTGACGGTAACCGACAGACCCCCGTGCTCAAAAACATG GCTATCTGTGTGACAGACATCTCTCCCAACCTGAAGAGCTGCGAGCTGCTGCGGGACGGGACGAGTACGTTCCAGTGCAAGGCTGACGTGTTCCTCTCGCTCGACTCGCTGGACTGCCTGGCCGCGTGA